The genomic segment CCGGATTCACCAGCTGTTCGAATCCGTCGATCAGGCAGGCAACCCGGTCTCCCTCTGCGATGGGAACGGCGCCTGGCGTGCCGGTCAAGATTACGTCGCCAGGCAGCAGGGTCATGAATCGGGAGTGGAAGGCGATCGCGCGCCAGGGACGATAGATCATGCTCGACACCGGCAGGCTGTGCCGAACTTCTCCATTCAGTGCCGTCGATACCGTCAATCGGTCGATATCGCCGAGCTCGTCCGGCGTGATCAGCTCGGCGCCGAGACTGCAGAACGTATCGTAGCTCTTCGCCCGTGTGAGGAAACGGGGGTGCCGCGCATGTACGTCCGCAGCGGTCGCGTCGATCGCCGCGACAAATCCCGACGCGTAGCGCGGCGCATCCGCTTCGCTCACGTCCTTGCAGACGGCTCCGATCACGATGGCGAGCTCCGCCTCCGCCTGCACGCGACCCACGCCGGCCGGCAGCACAATGCTGTCGCCCGGACCGATCAGACTCGTGTCGGGCTTCATAAACCCGACCGGCTCCTCGCCTTCCCATTTTTCACGATCCCGCTCCTGCTCCTCGCTCAAGTAATTGAACCCGATTCCCCATATCTTGCGGGGACGGCGAATAATAGGCGCGGCTTCGTACCCTTCTGACGCTAAAGGCGGCAAAGACGCTGCGATGCCCGCTCCTTCTTCGGTCGACAGCCAAGCGCGAATATCCGCTAACGCCCCCGACTCCAGCAGCGCAGGAAGCTCCTCCGGCCAGCTCCGTTCCGCAGCCTCGCCCAACGCTTCCACAGTCAGCAATCCCTGCGGCAGTCGAATCGCCGTCCGCTCACGCGCCTCCATCCGTATCCTCATAACACGCATGCGATCCCCTCCCCCATTTACGAAAAAAACGGCTTACCAGCCGATCGCGGCGCCATCGCACCTGGGATCCGTGCCGCCGCGCTTCATGCCGTCGCCGTCGATCGCTATCGCATGCGCATGTCCCATCCGATAGTCGTAGGCATCTACGACGCGAACGTCGTGACCCGCCTCCGAGAGACGCCGGATCGTCTCTTCGTCGATTCGCCCCTCAAGCTTCAGCTCGCGCGAGGCCTCGCCCCATGTTCGTCCCCACAACCAGCGCGGCTCGGCGACCGCCTCATGCGGCGCCATTCCGTAATCGACCATGCGCGTGAAAATCGCCGTCTGCGTCTGGGGCTGCCCTTCGCCGCCTTGGGTGCCGTACAAAAATCTCGGCTTGCCATCGAGGCATGCCATGGCGGGCATCAGCGTATGAAAGGTCCGCTTGTTCGGCTCCAGCGTGTTGACATGCGTCGGATCCAGCGAGAAAAAGGAGCCCCGGTTCTGCAGCAAGACGCCCGTGTTTCCAGCCGTAAAACCTGAGCCGAATTCGAAGTACAGGCTCTGGATGAACGAGACGGCATTGCCCTCCTCGTCTACGACCGCCGCATAGGCGGTGTCGCTGCCGGCAGGCGGGCTGTCGAAGTCCATTGCGCGGTTCGGATCGATTCGTCCGGCCAGCTCGTCGGCATAGGCTCGGCTGAGCAAGCGTTCGAGCGGTACACGGTGAAAATCAGGGTCCGTCAGGTCCCGGTTACGATCGATAAACGTCAGCTTGATGGCCTCGATCATCCGGTGATAGTAGGCGTAGGAACCGTACGGTGTTGCGGCGGGATCGAAGCGCTCCAGCGCCTGCAGCGCCATAATGCCGGTAAACCCCTGCGAGTTCGGCGGCGCCTGATAGAGCGTATAGCCGCGATAAACGCCGGTCGCCGGCTCCTCCCAGCCGCCGCGATGCGCGGCGAAGTCCGCCTCCGACAGCAGCCCGTCGGCCCGGCGCAAGCCCGCGACGATCGCCCGCGCGATCTCGCCTTCGTAGAACGCTTCGCGCCCGCCGTCCACAAGCGCCCGTAAAGTCGCCGCCAGCTCGCGCTGCACGAAGCGGTCTCCGACAGCGGGAACTGTTCCATGCGGCAGATAGATCGCGGCTGTCTCCGGGCACTCGCCCAGCATGTCTTTGCATTTCACGGTAAAGAAGTGCTGATCCGGCGACAAAGGAAACCCTTCGGCCGCGTGGCGGATCGCCGGCGCCAACGCCTCCGCCAGCGTCAGCCTGCCGTTCTGGCCCTGCACGGCCGCCCAGCCGTCAACCATGCCCGGCACCGTAATCGCACTGCGGGCGCCGCGATGCGGAATCGACTCCATGCCGGCGAAGCAGTCCCGGTCGACTGCAGCGCCGGATCGGCCGCTGCCGTTGTAAGCACGAACGCGGCCTTCGCCCGCCCGATACGTCAGCCAGAAGCAATCGCCGCCGAGTCCCGTCATATGCGGATAAACGACGCCCAGGCACGCGCTTACGGCGACGGCCGCGTCGAACGCATTGCCGCCCCGACGGAGCATCTCGGCGCCAGCCTCCGACGCCAGGTAATGCGGGCTGACGACCATCGCTTGCTTGCCGACTGCCGCTCTGTTCATCCCTGCCCTCTCCTTTGCCCTCGTCTGCGGCCTTCATTAATGCCATTAGCGATCCCAGGTCTATAATTGGCTTGAATCAAAGCTCTGTCGTCGCATCCACGGCGCTCCGTTCTTGCGCTTCCCATTCTGCAGCCCATCGCAGCAGCTTCAGGTCCTGCCCGGGCCCGGCGATAAGGGACAGCCCGACCGGACAACCGCCTACGTTCGCCCAGGGCAGCGTAATCTGCGGCAAGCCGCCAAGCCCTGCGATGCAGGACAGCTGCTGCGTGCGGATGCGAAGCTGTTCCATCTGCGCAAGCGGCGTATTGCGAAGCGGCGCCGGACCGGTCGCCGTCGGTATCGCGAGCAAAGTGTCGTCGCCCAGCAAAGCGGCTAACCGCGCGCGTATGTCGGCCATGGCCTCGCGCTCCCGGACACAGTCGGCGTCCGCGATCGTTCGCGTCCACGCGAACCGCTCGGCGATACCCGGCCCGAACCGCGGTCGTGCCTGCTCGATCCAAAGTCCGTGCGTCTGCCAGATATCGACGCCTTGAAGGAGCTTGAAGATGCGCATCCACGCCTCCAGCCCCTCTTCTGCGATCGTAATGCGTTCGGTCTGCCCGAAAGACGCGGCCAACTCGTCGATTAACGGCATCAATGCCGCCTGCGTCGGCTGGTCGGCTGCGCGCAGCGTGTCTTCCGCGACGAGCAGCCGGCGCGGCAGCGATAGTTCATCCCTCTGTCCGGCGGTTTGTTCCAGCAGCACCTCGCCGGCATGCGCCGCGAGCTTGGCCGAAGAAGACATCCAGCCGACCGTATCGAAGATCGGCGCGAGCGGCACGACGCCGTCCATCGACACGCGACCGTGCGTCGGCCGGAAACCGTATACGCCGCAGTACGAGGACGGGATGCGGACGGAGCCTCCCGTATCGGTGCCGATCGCGAGATCGGCGAGACCTGCCGCCGCCGCAACGGCGGAGCCGCTTGATGAGCCGCCCGGAATGCGCTGCTCGGCCTTCGGATTAATCGGCGTTCCATAGTTGTAATTTTCGCCGTTTAAGCTGTACATCATCTCGTCGGTGTGCGTCATGCCGTTCAGCCTGGCACCGCTTGCTAGCAGCCGCTCGATCGCGTGCGCATGACCTGCGGCGGCCGTATGCGTCCGCGACCAATCCGGGCTGCCGGCTCCCTGAATGTAGCCTTTGACGGCAAACACGTCTTTTGCCGCGAATGCGATTCCGTCGAGCAGCCCGCTGCCGGTCGGCTCCAGCTTGATATCCTGCCGGATGTAGGCGTGCCAGCGATCGTTCATCCGACCCATCCTCTCGTCTTGTCTGTATGAGCAGTATAGAAAAGGGTATATTCGGTGTAAATTCACTTCGCGCACATTTGGCAAAGCCGCCGAAAATCGTACGGTTCTTTGTCATCGAACCCAAGCGGACCGTCGCGCATACGAAAAAAGGGACGAAACAGAGCGAACCTCTGCTTCGTCCCGCTATTTAGCACCGATGTTCCAACGGCTGTCTCCCTATCTATTTAACGCCGTTCCGACGGCCTTCTCTCTATGCGCGCTTTCGGCCTTATGCAAGCTTCGTCCCTTACTTCGCCTGCCGCAGTTCCGTGATGACCGCCTTGTATTGCGCCAGCAGCTTATCGAGCGCCTGCTTGATCTTCTCAGCATCGCCCGTCTCTACGGCTTCGCCCAGCGCGATGCGTCCCTGGAGGATACCGGATCCAGCCGAAAATGAAGCGACGGCCGT from the Cohnella hashimotonis genome contains:
- a CDS encoding fumarylacetoacetate hydrolase family protein, yielding MRVMRIRMEARERTAIRLPQGLLTVEALGEAAERSWPEELPALLESGALADIRAWLSTEEGAGIAASLPPLASEGYEAAPIIRRPRKIWGIGFNYLSEEQERDREKWEGEEPVGFMKPDTSLIGPGDSIVLPAGVGRVQAEAELAIVIGAVCKDVSEADAPRYASGFVAAIDATAADVHARHPRFLTRAKSYDTFCSLGAELITPDELGDIDRLTVSTALNGEVRHSLPVSSMIYRPWRAIAFHSRFMTLLPGDVILTGTPGAVPIAEGDRVACLIDGFEQLVNPVRNQA
- the ggt gene encoding gamma-glutamyltransferase — translated: MNRAAVGKQAMVVSPHYLASEAGAEMLRRGGNAFDAAVAVSACLGVVYPHMTGLGGDCFWLTYRAGEGRVRAYNGSGRSGAAVDRDCFAGMESIPHRGARSAITVPGMVDGWAAVQGQNGRLTLAEALAPAIRHAAEGFPLSPDQHFFTVKCKDMLGECPETAAIYLPHGTVPAVGDRFVQRELAATLRALVDGGREAFYEGEIARAIVAGLRRADGLLSEADFAAHRGGWEEPATGVYRGYTLYQAPPNSQGFTGIMALQALERFDPAATPYGSYAYYHRMIEAIKLTFIDRNRDLTDPDFHRVPLERLLSRAYADELAGRIDPNRAMDFDSPPAGSDTAYAAVVDEEGNAVSFIQSLYFEFGSGFTAGNTGVLLQNRGSFFSLDPTHVNTLEPNKRTFHTLMPAMACLDGKPRFLYGTQGGEGQPQTQTAIFTRMVDYGMAPHEAVAEPRWLWGRTWGEASRELKLEGRIDEETIRRLSEAGHDVRVVDAYDYRMGHAHAIAIDGDGMKRGGTDPRCDGAAIGW
- a CDS encoding amidase is translated as MNDRWHAYIRQDIKLEPTGSGLLDGIAFAAKDVFAVKGYIQGAGSPDWSRTHTAAAGHAHAIERLLASGARLNGMTHTDEMMYSLNGENYNYGTPINPKAEQRIPGGSSSGSAVAAAAGLADLAIGTDTGGSVRIPSSYCGVYGFRPTHGRVSMDGVVPLAPIFDTVGWMSSSAKLAAHAGEVLLEQTAGQRDELSLPRRLLVAEDTLRAADQPTQAALMPLIDELAASFGQTERITIAEEGLEAWMRIFKLLQGVDIWQTHGLWIEQARPRFGPGIAERFAWTRTIADADCVREREAMADIRARLAALLGDDTLLAIPTATGPAPLRNTPLAQMEQLRIRTQQLSCIAGLGGLPQITLPWANVGGCPVGLSLIAGPGQDLKLLRWAAEWEAQERSAVDATTEL